Proteins from a single region of Schistocerca gregaria isolate iqSchGreg1 chromosome 3, iqSchGreg1.2, whole genome shotgun sequence:
- the LOC126356359 gene encoding cuticle protein 38-like, whose translation MYKLVILLCAVAAAHAGYLGGYAAPAVAVAHAPVAVAPAASSIANTYRISQTARVLAAPAVAAAPVAYAAPAVAAAPVAYAAPAIAAAPVAYAAPAYAAPVLKVH comes from the coding sequence GTGATCCTTCTGTGCGCCGTGGCCGCCGCCCACGCCGGATACCTGGGAggctacgccgcccccgccgtcgccgtGGCCCACGCCCCCGTGGCCGTGGCACCCGCAGCCTCCTCCATCGCCAACACGTACAGGATCTCGCAGACCGCCCGCGTCCtggccgcccccgccgtcgccgccgcccctgtggcctacgccgcccccgccgtcgccgccgcccccgtggcctacgccgcccccgccattGCTGCTGCACCCGTCGCCTACGCTGCCCCAGCATACGCCGCTCCCGTTCTCAAGGTGCACTAA